The region GCATCCGACAGGACCCGGTACCCGCACGCGAGCGACAGTTCGACTCCTCCACCGACGCACACGCCATGAATCGCCGCAATTGTCGGAACCGTGAGGGCTGCGAGGTCATCGTAGATCGACTGCCCGATCCGAATGGCTCGCTCGGCCGCTTCGGGGTCTTCGACGCTACCGATGATCTCGATGTCGGCTCCGGCGATGCACGAGTCCGGTTTTCCGCTTCGCACGATCAACGCCACGAGTCGCCCTTCACGGGCCGCGCCACGCGCCTCGTCGATCAACTCTCCGAGCCGAAGCATCACTGACTCGGTCAGGACGTTCATCAAACGGTCGGGGTCGTCGAACGTGATCCAACCGACCTGGGAGGAGTCGATCTCGAAGGTTGGGGTCGCGCTGTGTGTCATCGCGGCTCGTGTGCGAGGGGCTGCATCGTCACCACAATAGGCAACCGAGGCGCAAAAGGAAGCCGCCCGGGCGCACTGAAGGCGCCCGGGCGGCTGAAGCCCCTGTTTCCGGCTTGGTCTAAAGCTTAACGCGCTCGTCAGCGTTCGACCGATTCAGCTTGACCGTGAGCGGTTCGCCGCCTTCGACCACGATCGGCAGGTTCCAGTACAGCTCGGTGTAAGCAGTCTCGTAACGCGCGTACACCCAGTAGGCACCGGGCTTCACGTTCAGGCCGCCGCGGGCCACACCGCTCGCATCGGTCGTGTCTACGACCCAGTCGAGCCCCGTGACCGATTGCTTAGTAGCGAAGACGGTGCCGATGTCGGCGAAGGCCTCGTCGCCCCACTGCTCCTGAATGATTCGCACAGAGTCGGAAGCTCGAATCGTTCCCTGCTGAAGCGAGTCGAAATCGTCGAAGGTCTGCTCGACCTCAGTCTCGGCTGCGCCGTACTCACTGTCCCAGTCCTGCCACTCGCGGAACAGAGCCACGTATGCGGCCTCACCGCGTGAGTAGCCTTCCATAGCTTTGTTCAACTGTTGCAGCGTGTCCCGAATCGTCGCCCAGCGGCGGTTGGCCTCATCCCACTCGGCCTGTGCTGTCTGGACTTGGCTGCGGCGCTCAAGGAGTTCCTGAGGAATCTCTGGCTCGGGCGTTCCGTACAGGGTAGCCATCTCTCCGAAGACCACATCTCGATCGAACGGGATCAGTTGCACTTCGATGTCGGGCAGGGCGCGTGCCGATGTGCCTTCTCCGTCAAGATTCGGGAGATCGAGCTCCATCGTGACCACGACCTCTGCTGGTCCGCACGCAGCGGTTGCCAGTAGCAGGCTCAGGGCGAGCGGTAGATTCCTTCTCATAAACAAACTCCAACAGTTGTCAAACTTTGAACACGAAGCGCTCCAAGGTAGTAGGGCTGAAAATGGTGATCAACCTCAGACGGTACCTACTCATGGGGTACGCTATGGCGAGCCGTCAGTTGCGGATGTAATCCGGAAGGATAAACAGTGACGGATCCTGTGCCACGCCGTTCATCTTCACCTCGTAGTGGAGGTTTGGGGCTGTTGCCGTACCGGTGCTACCAACTTGAGCGATCACATCGCCTCGGGTCACCTCGTCTCCGACCGCCACGATCAACTTCGAGGCGTGCCCGTAGAGCGTGGTAAAGCCAAAGCCATGGTCTACTTCTACCGTGAGTCCGTACCCGACGACCCAGCCTGACTGAATGACGCGACCCTTTGCTGAGGCGAAGATCGGAGTGCCGGTCGGTGCGGATACGTCGATTCCCTGATGAGGGAGCGGACGATTGTGTACGGGGTGTATGCGCGCCTTCGAGAAGCCGCTGCTCAGCCATCCGCGTGTCGGGAGAATCGAGGGTGTCGATTCCAGCTGGTCACGATGAGCCAGGAGGGAATCCATTGCCTCCACCAGACTTTCTGAAAGGAGCTGCGCTCGACGCTCGAGGGCGCTCAGGTCGTACGAGGTTGCGAAGATGGACTTCGTGGTGACCGAGTCCACTGTCCATAGAGGCGATGTCTCTGGGAGACCGAGTCCCGGCCCTCCTACGCCAGCTTCCAGAACATCAGGGTCGATGATTTTGAGGCCCGCGAGAATGCGAAACTGTGCGTCATTCGACGCCACTCGATCCAGTGTCGATCCCAGTGTTTGGATGCGCTCCTGGAACTCGGCCAATTCGGTTTCCAGGGCATCATTGCGTGTCTCGAGGTTCTGTGACTTCACGCGTGTGACAGAACTCGTACCCAAAATCAACGTGCTCGCGACAACCGCGATAGCGGCCATCCCTAACGCCCACACACCCGCTCTTAGGGTGCGTGTCGACAACGAATATTGTTGGACCGGGTCATCCTGTCCTCGCATAACGAGGAAGGTCCACCTGTCTCCGGCCATGATTCCGCCTTTTATCCACGAACGTTTGAACTACAGACGACTGCACGCTCAGGGGGAGGTGCGAAGCCGACCCATCAAAAATGCTCAATGGACCTGCCAGATGCTTAGCAGTTAAAGCTAGGGGGCCTTCGAAAAGGAAGTCAAGCAGCCCCGGGGCGGGCTACGTGCAAAAAGGTGCAAGCCCTCGGTGCGCCCGCCGAGGCACTCACGCTTACTCCTATGCCAGCCAAGACGGCTCCACTTTTGGGAAGAGTGGATCGCCCTTGCGGACGTTCAGCCCGGCAACCTTCAGTTCGGCGGCCTCATCAAGTCGCGGCACGCCTTTGAGGCCAAGTCGACTCGCGAGCTCTTCCATGGCCGTTGGTGTTACCGGCTGGAACAGGGCGGCAAGCACCACGAGGGCACGAGCCAGCGTAGCAAGCGTCTCGTCGAGGTCCTCGGCCTGGGCGTCATCTTTCGCCTGGCGCCATGGCTGTCGATCTTCGACGTACCCATTCGCAGCACGCCCGAGGTCCATGGCGGCGCCGAGTGCGTCGTGGATCTTGTACCGGTCCCGGGCTTCGCGCGATGCCTTCATGGCCGCCGCGATCTCGGCGGCCATGCCGCTGCCCGAGTGCTCGGGCACTGTTCCGTCCCGGTACTTGGCGATCATCGCGATCGCGCGACTCGCCAGATTCCCCAGGACGTTGGCGATCTCCTCGTAGCGGATCAGGAATCGCTCGGGTGTATACGAGGCATCTCCACCGGTCGGCATCTCACGCATCAGATACCATCGTACAGCATCGGAGCCGAACTCGTCCCGGAGGGAAAGTGGGTCGACGACGTTGCCGAGTGACTTCGACATTTTTGTCTCACCAACCACCCACCATCCGTGCGACAGGATGCGGGAGGGGACAGGCAGTCCGACTCCCATGAGGAGGGTAGGCCAGTACACTGAATGCGTCGTGAGAATGTCTTTTCCTATGACATGCATATCTGTCGGCCACCGTGACCCCGTGACATCTTCGAAGCCTTGTTTTCCCGGGGCAGCGGCTGGGTCGATGGCGCCTGACGCAGTCAGATAGTTGATGAGCGCGTCGACCCAGACGTATGCAACGTGCTCAGAGTCGAACGGCAGCTCGATACCCCAGGACACGCGGGATTTTGGCCGAGAAATCGAGAGGTCCCCCAGTGGCTGGCGGAGAAACCCGAGAATCTCGTTTCGGCGAACGTCAGGGACGATCCACTCGGGGTTGTCCTCGATCTGCTTGACGAGTGCGTCCTGCCAGCTCCCCATCCGGAAGAAGTAATTCTTCTCCTCCACGTGGATCACGGGCTTCCCGCAGATCTGACAGGTGCGGTCCTCGCCGATGTCCTTCTCGGTCCAATACCGCTCATCGGAGACGCAGTACCAACCCGAATAAAGTCCCTCGTAAATCTGGTCGCGTTCCCACAGTCGGATCAAGAAGGCGCGGACGACCTCCTTGTGCTCCTCTTCCGTTGTACGGATGAACCTGTCGTGAGAAATCCCGAGCCGCCCCCACGCCGCTTCGAATCGGTCAGCCATCGTGTCGCACAGCTCGAGCGGGCTGACGCCCCGCTTCTCAGCCTCGTCTTGGATCTTCTGGCCGTGCTCGTCTGTGCCTGTCAGGAAGAACACATCGTGGCCGTCCTGCCTGGCGAAGCGAGCGAGGACGTCCGTGAGGATCGTTGTGTACGCGTGACCAAGGTGAGGTTCGCCCGAGGCGTAGTAGATCGGGGTCGTGTAGAACCGGCGTGTCGAGCTCAATGAATATCTCCGGCGGGCGCAGATTCCGTGTCAGGTTTCTCTTCTGGGCTGTGGCTGGCGCGCGGGCCGACTTCTTCCTTGAGGTCGTCGAGCGAAACGGTGCGTCGTGATCCGTCCTTCGCGCGGAGGGTCACCTGATCGTGCCAGATGTCCACACCAATCACCCTCTCTTCACCGGAGTCGGTCTGGACGGTCCGTCCCTCCCGCGGGAAGCGACGACGTGCTTCGACGTAGGTTCGATGCTCGTACATCAGACAGCACATGAGGCGCCCGCAGCATCCACTGATCTGGGCTGGGTTCAGTGAGAGGCCCTGGTCTTTGGCCAACTGAAGCGAGACCGGTTTCAGTTCCGGGAGCCAGGTCGAGCAGCATAGCTCTCTGCCGCAGCGGCCGACGCCGCCGAGGAGCGCCGCCTCGTCTCGTACACCGATCTGCTTGAGCTCGATACGCGCACGGAAGGTTCTGGCCAGGTCCCGAACGAGCTGGCGGAAGTCGACCCGTTTATCCGCGGTAAAGTAGATGATCACTTTTTTACGATCGAACTGCCACTCGGCCTCCGTCACCTTCATGTTGAGGCCGTGTTCTGCGACCAATTTCCGAGTCTCTGTGCGGACGCGCTCCTCGTCTCCGCGAAGGACCTCCCAACGAGCAATCTCATCTTTGTGGGCGTGTCGTACGATAGAGTGCTCCGGCGTCGGGGTGGTACAGCCACCCGAAGAGGAGCATTTCCGTTCCGCGATTGCGCCAACCGCGGAGACCTCGCCCAGGTCCTCACCGCGATCTGCCTGTACGATGACGTGCTGTCCTGGCCGCAGGTCGAGCTCGACGTAGGAGAAGTATCCCTTACGAGTGCCCTTGAAGCGGATCTCCGCAAAGCCGGCCATGAGGGGGTCAGTCCAGCCGGTAAGAACCGATGGCTTCGTACTTCTCCCATCGCTGTTCTAGAAGATTTTTGGTCGAGAGCTTCCCAAGTGCGGTCAGCGTGCGGTTCAGCGCCTCCGCGAGATTCGAGGCTGCCCCATCCCAGTCCGTGTGCGCGCCGCCGTCGGGCTCGGGCACGATCTCGTCGCAAACGCCGGCGGCCTTGAGGTCGGTCGCCGTCAGCCGCAGGGCGATCGCCGCCTTCTCTTTGTGTTCAGCGGAACGCCACAGGATCGCAGCACAGCCTTCCGGCGAGATGACCGAATAGATCGAGTGCTCGAGCATGAGGATCCTGTCCGTCACCCCGATTCCGAGCGCTCCTCCGGACATCCCTTCGCCAAGAACCGCCGACACGATCGGCACGCGCAGGCGGGACATTTCACGGAGATTGAAGGCGATCGCCTCACCGATGCCCCGTTCCTCCGAGCCTAGTCCCGGATAGGCGCCGGGCGTATCGATGAATGAGATCACCGGACGGCCAAATTTCTCCGCCTGCTGCATGAGACGGAGTGCCTTTCGATAGCCTTCAGGGTGTGGCATCCCGAAATTGCGACGGAGGTTCTGCTTCATGTCGCGGCCCTTTTGCTGACCCACGATCATGACAGACTTGCCGTTCAGGCGTGCCCAGCCTCCGACGATGGCCTCGTCGTCACGGAAATTCCGGTCACCATGCAGCTCGACCCAATCGGTGAATGCCCGCTCGATGTAGTCGAGGGCGTAAGGCCGCTGCGGATGGCGCGCGACCTGTACCTGCTCCATCGGCTTGAGGTTTGCATACGTCTTCTGCTTTAGACCCTCGAGCTTGCTTCGAAGGACCGTCACTTCGTCGGAGACGTCGATCCCCCGTCGGTCGGCGAGGTCCAGGAGTTTGTCGATCTGTTCCTTGATCTCGACGATGTCACGCTCAAAATCTAGATGCACGGCAATAGCCAGTATGACTTCAGGTTTGCTTCAAGCTCGTGTTGTACGAGGGCCGATAAGCTCGCCCGATCGCGGTCGGGTCCGCAAGCTGACGACGACGGACTCAGTTTGCGCCCTTCAGCACCCACCCGTCCGGGTCGAGCGTGAAGGATGTGGTCGGCTCGCCCGTCATGCCGATCCGCACTTTGGTTTCGCGCTCGAATACCTTGATGGCCTGACGCCGAGCATTTGAGCCGGTGCCGACTTCGACGTCCATCTGAACGCGAAATGTCGGCCAATGGTCCGGCTGCACCTGCCGGATCGTGAGCTCGAGGCTTCCGCCAGGTCCGGGCGAGTTCGGAATCCACTCAGAGTCGACCTCGAAGGTCGGGAAGCCGGGTTCGTAGATCCATTGCTGGAAGAACCACTCGAGGTCCTGGCCAGACACATCCTCCATCACCGCTCGAAAGTCTTCAGTGAGGACCGCCGTATGCAGGTGTCGCTCGTAGTAGGTGCGGATGCCACGGAAGAACGTCTCGTCCCCAATGATGCCGCGAAGCATGTGGAGGACCCAGCCACCTTTCGGATAGTTGTTGTCATTGAGGAGTGCGAAGAGATCGGTCTCTTCCGGGTCGTATATCGGCCGACTCGTGTCCTCAGAGCTGATGACCCGCTGACGGCTCTGCTCCATCCGTCCCTGAAAGTCCGCGATGCCGTCGGCCGCCTCGAAAAACTGCGCACCGAAGTAGGTCGCGAAGCCCTCGGACAACCACAGGTGGTGCCAGCTGGCCTCAGTAATCGCGTCTCCGAACCATTGGTGAGCGATCTCGTGTGAGACCGTGCCTTCTATGTTGCTGCCGTCCGCGATTCCACGTTCGGAATAGAAGATCGCGGAGGCGTTTTCCATGCCGCCGAAGCGCGTCGCCGACTGGACGTTCGCAAGCTTCTCGAAGGGAAACGGACCGATGGTCTCGGAAAAATAGTCCACCATTTCGGCAGCGCGTCGGAAGGACGGCTCGGCGTTCGCCACATCCTGCGGGTAAACCCAGGTCGTAACCTCTACGCATCCATCGTCTCGACGAGAGGCTGGCGCCCGCCCGCATGCCGCGAGTCCGACCGTAGTGATGGTTAGGTCGCCCGCTCCGATGACCATGTTGTACGAAGAGATTGGCACACCGACTTCCCAGATCCAGCTACGACGAGGCCCCACCGGACCGATCGCATCGGATGGCGTAGCGGTGGGCTCGGAGGCGAGATGGCCGTTCGCGATGACCTTCCAGTCAGCAGGGGCGTGGACTGTATAGCGCACCGTGGCCTTGTCGGCGGGGTGGTCGACGCTGGGCAGCCAGAAGCGTGTCCGGTTGGGCCAGTTGTCCACGAAGGCTACGGGATCTCCGTGGACGTTCTCTCGAATGATCAACCCATCGTCGGGTGTGCCCTCATAATGCACGCGCACGGTGATGGTCTCGCCTCTTCTCGTCCCTGCCAGTGGGACCCGGAGAATGCCCTCTTCGTGTGTGTAGTCGACGTCCGAGCCGTCGATCGACACGCTGTTCACACCTATGCCGGAGAAGTCGAGCGGAAGTGTGGGCGATGGTGCCGTGGTTGCGACGCGGATTTCCGTGATCCCTTCAAACCAGAGGATTCCGTAGCCCAGACCGACCTCGACTTCGTAGTGGAGCACGTCGACACCCGGCGCGTACTCGCCCGGTGGGGGTGCGACGCCCGCGGGGATCGGTTCAGGTTCTTGAGCTGCCGCGCTCTGCGCCATGACTCCCACGAGCAACAACAGGCGTGCAATCCGGCGCCTGATCATGTGTCCGTCTCAAGTTGTTGAAAGGCCTCGACCTCGGTGAAGTCCTTATGGTGGACGCGGACGGTTTGTGGAGTGTCTGGGCTCAAGTCAGCGGGCGGGGTTTGGGGTGAGTCGTATCGCAATTTACGGCCGGTTCGAAGACGGGACAGGGGAACTGTCAGGCCGGTCTGACGGTTGGCTCAGGAACAAAGAACCAGACGATCAGCCCCATCGCTAGGATGGATCCAGCAGCCACGACCGTGTTCGACCCGTACCCGACGGTTGCGAAGAGGGGACCTGCGATGGCGCCTCCGAGTGCGAAGCCGAGTTGTCCGAGAGCCACGGTCAGGCTCATGAGTGAGCCACGGCGCTCATCGGACACGAGTGCTGTGAGCAAAGCCGAAAACGGACTGATTCGCATTGCCACGAGCACCATTGCCAAGAAAAAGAAGACGTAGGCGCTGAGGGGCCCGGTAACCAGAAAAACGGTCGACAACAGCAACGCAGACAGTCCGACGCATGCGAAGAGAATAATTTTCTTGCGGCCGATACGGTCGGAGAGCCTTCCTGCCCGCGGTCCTGTGAGGACGTTCGCGACGCCCCCGAACAGAAACATCACCGCGATCTGGTTGCCTGAGATACCGACGTCCCGTTCGAGCCACGTGGGTAGATAGATCACGAAGAGTGAGACACCTAAGAACATCATGAAGAAGGCCGCGGCGGCCCATGCGATCTCGGGTCGCTTGAGCATGGCTAGATAGTCGCCGGCAGCCTTTCTCACCGAGAGTTTCCCTTTAGTCCGTAAGACGTCAGGCTGGGGAATCTGGAAAATCACGAGAAATACGGTCAGGGCCATCGTCACGGCGAACATGTAGAATGGGGATCGAAAACCCCATCGAGCAGCCATGAAGATCCCCAGTGGAATACCGAAGATCTGGCCGAAGGCCGACCCGCTCATGACCCACCCGGTCGCCCAGCCCCTGCGCTCGTAGGGGAAGTAGTCTCCGATGTAGGAGACCGCGGCTCCGCTCAGGATCCCGCCCGCCGATCCTGCGAATATCCGCACTGCGACGAATGTGAAGTAGCCGGTCACGAAGCCGTGCAGGCAAAGAGCGAGGGTCATCGTGCCGCACCCCAAAATGAGGATGCGTTTCCGACCTATCTTGTCCGATACCGGGCCGGCAAGAATCGCAATGATCCCGACCATGATCGAATACACGGATACGAGTGTGCCGAGTACCGCATCCGCGATGCTCAACTCGTCGCCGATCATGGGAAGGATCGGGGAGAGGATCATCGTCTGACTGGCAGAGGAAAAGACCAAGAGCCAGAGCGTGAAGACGACGAGGTAGGGCTCGAATCGGGAGGGCATGACCGCGACCCGCCCGGGCCCACTTTCGCTCAATCCGTGTTCCGGTCCATGTAGCCCGGATACCGCTGCACCGTCGGCATTATGACCAGATTGAAGATGTCGACGTGCTCGGGGGCGTTTGCCACATACACCACCGCATCGGCGACGTCGTCGGCCTTCAGTGGCACGGTTGCGGAGTAGACACCCTCGGCACGATCCGTATCACCGTCGAATCTCACTTCGCTGAATTCCGTCTCCGCGAGGCCGGGGTCCACGCTGGAGACCCGGATTTTCGTGCCCAGCAGGTCGATGTTCATGGCCTCGCTCAGGGCTCGGACTGCGAACTTCGTTGCGTTGTAGACCGCACCCATCGGGTAAACCCAGTGACCGGCGATCGAACCAATGTTGATCACATGCCCGGAGTCGCGCTCGACCATGTGAGGGAGAATCGCACGGGTCACATAGAGAAGACCCTTGATGTTCGTGTCGATCATCTCATCCCAGTGGTCGAGCGACCCATCCTGGAGCTTGTCGAGACCCTTCGCCTTGCCGGCGTTGTTGATCAGCACGTCGGGTAGGAGTTCTTCCGCGACCAGTCCAAAGACGTACTCATTCACTGCGTCGCGATTCGTGACGTCGAGGGCGTGCGCGTGGGCCTTGATGCCATGCTCTTCGGTTAGATGCGTGGCGAGTGCCTGGACCTTCTCGAGGCGCC is a window of Longimicrobiales bacterium DNA encoding:
- a CDS encoding acetyl-CoA carboxylase carboxyltransferase subunit alpha — protein: MHLDFERDIVEIKEQIDKLLDLADRRGIDVSDEVTVLRSKLEGLKQKTYANLKPMEQVQVARHPQRPYALDYIERAFTDWVELHGDRNFRDDEAIVGGWARLNGKSVMIVGQQKGRDMKQNLRRNFGMPHPEGYRKALRLMQQAEKFGRPVISFIDTPGAYPGLGSEERGIGEAIAFNLREMSRLRVPIVSAVLGEGMSGGALGIGVTDRILMLEHSIYSVISPEGCAAILWRSAEHKEKAAIALRLTATDLKAAGVCDEIVPEPDGGAHTDWDGAASNLAEALNRTLTALGKLSTKNLLEQRWEKYEAIGSYRLD
- the metG gene encoding methionine--tRNA ligase translates to MSSTRRFYTTPIYYASGEPHLGHAYTTILTDVLARFARQDGHDVFFLTGTDEHGQKIQDEAEKRGVSPLELCDTMADRFEAAWGRLGISHDRFIRTTEEEHKEVVRAFLIRLWERDQIYEGLYSGWYCVSDERYWTEKDIGEDRTCQICGKPVIHVEEKNYFFRMGSWQDALVKQIEDNPEWIVPDVRRNEILGFLRQPLGDLSISRPKSRVSWGIELPFDSEHVAYVWVDALINYLTASGAIDPAAAPGKQGFEDVTGSRWPTDMHVIGKDILTTHSVYWPTLLMGVGLPVPSRILSHGWWVVGETKMSKSLGNVVDPLSLRDEFGSDAVRWYLMREMPTGGDASYTPERFLIRYEEIANVLGNLASRAIAMIAKYRDGTVPEHSGSGMAAEIAAAMKASREARDRYKIHDALGAAMDLGRAANGYVEDRQPWRQAKDDAQAEDLDETLATLARALVVLAALFQPVTPTAMEELASRLGLKGVPRLDEAAELKVAGLNVRKGDPLFPKVEPSWLA
- a CDS encoding M1 family metallopeptidase, which encodes MIRRRIARLLLLVGVMAQSAAAQEPEPIPAGVAPPPGEYAPGVDVLHYEVEVGLGYGILWFEGITEIRVATTAPSPTLPLDFSGIGVNSVSIDGSDVDYTHEEGILRVPLAGTRRGETITVRVHYEGTPDDGLIIRENVHGDPVAFVDNWPNRTRFWLPSVDHPADKATVRYTVHAPADWKVIANGHLASEPTATPSDAIGPVGPRRSWIWEVGVPISSYNMVIGAGDLTITTVGLAACGRAPASRRDDGCVEVTTWVYPQDVANAEPSFRRAAEMVDYFSETIGPFPFEKLANVQSATRFGGMENASAIFYSERGIADGSNIEGTVSHEIAHQWFGDAITEASWHHLWLSEGFATYFGAQFFEAADGIADFQGRMEQSRQRVISSEDTSRPIYDPEETDLFALLNDNNYPKGGWVLHMLRGIIGDETFFRGIRTYYERHLHTAVLTEDFRAVMEDVSGQDLEWFFQQWIYEPGFPTFEVDSEWIPNSPGPGGSLELTIRQVQPDHWPTFRVQMDVEVGTGSNARRQAIKVFERETKVRIGMTGEPTTSFTLDPDGWVLKGAN
- a CDS encoding M23 family metallopeptidase codes for the protein MAGDRWTFLVMRGQDDPVQQYSLSTRTLRAGVWALGMAAIAVVASTLILGTSSVTRVKSQNLETRNDALETELAEFQERIQTLGSTLDRVASNDAQFRILAGLKIIDPDVLEAGVGGPGLGLPETSPLWTVDSVTTKSIFATSYDLSALERRAQLLSESLVEAMDSLLAHRDQLESTPSILPTRGWLSSGFSKARIHPVHNRPLPHQGIDVSAPTGTPIFASAKGRVIQSGWVVGYGLTVEVDHGFGFTTLYGHASKLIVAVGDEVTRGDVIAQVGSTGTATAPNLHYEVKMNGVAQDPSLFILPDYIRN
- a CDS encoding MFS transporter, with the protein product MSESGPGRVAVMPSRFEPYLVVFTLWLLVFSSASQTMILSPILPMIGDELSIADAVLGTLVSVYSIMVGIIAILAGPVSDKIGRKRILILGCGTMTLALCLHGFVTGYFTFVAVRIFAGSAGGILSGAAVSYIGDYFPYERRGWATGWVMSGSAFGQIFGIPLGIFMAARWGFRSPFYMFAVTMALTVFLVIFQIPQPDVLRTKGKLSVRKAAGDYLAMLKRPEIAWAAAAFFMMFLGVSLFVIYLPTWLERDVGISGNQIAVMFLFGGVANVLTGPRAGRLSDRIGRKKIILFACVGLSALLLSTVFLVTGPLSAYVFFFLAMVLVAMRISPFSALLTALVSDERRGSLMSLTVALGQLGFALGGAIAGPLFATVGYGSNTVVAAGSILAMGLIVWFFVPEPTVRPA
- the ricT gene encoding regulatory iron-sulfur-containing complex subunit RicT is translated as MAGFAEIRFKGTRKGYFSYVELDLRPGQHVIVQADRGEDLGEVSAVGAIAERKCSSSGGCTTPTPEHSIVRHAHKDEIARWEVLRGDEERVRTETRKLVAEHGLNMKVTEAEWQFDRKKVIIYFTADKRVDFRQLVRDLARTFRARIELKQIGVRDEAALLGGVGRCGRELCCSTWLPELKPVSLQLAKDQGLSLNPAQISGCCGRLMCCLMYEHRTYVEARRRFPREGRTVQTDSGEERVIGVDIWHDQVTLRAKDGSRRTVSLDDLKEEVGPRASHSPEEKPDTESAPAGDIH
- a CDS encoding SDR family NAD(P)-dependent oxidoreductase, which produces MNRLTGKRVLITGASAGIGAACAHYFAAQGAHLLLSARRLEKVQALATHLTEEHGIKAHAHALDVTNRDAVNEYVFGLVAEELLPDVLINNAGKAKGLDKLQDGSLDHWDEMIDTNIKGLLYVTRAILPHMVERDSGHVINIGSIAGHWVYPMGAVYNATKFAVRALSEAMNIDLLGTKIRVSSVDPGLAETEFSEVRFDGDTDRAEGVYSATVPLKADDVADAVVYVANAPEHVDIFNLVIMPTVQRYPGYMDRNTD